Proteins found in one Salmo salar chromosome ssa26, Ssal_v3.1, whole genome shotgun sequence genomic segment:
- the dennd2b gene encoding DENN domain-containing protein 2B isoform X3, with amino-acid sequence MTANKSSKAAPRARGANVPRDIPDRCQSASPPPILSATQGRCHAPLSDSEDNRQHVRYVKTDGRLLGRAGWSSKTASLCSGASLSCDLPSQSRLTKSKSISCLDNKLSIYKPSGGAQVGQEAQGGQEEQKENQKQEDLPGGVGLSGGPLSWSTLSLGPSTNHGHKRTLSLSRPVSGASSVAIRKKISEWECRRVALPRMSLCLEKRPVGERVGGSEGCPSLLPSPCSEKTFDFKSIRRMSTAFSECSYPETEEEEAASDRECLGRFQKRPGKTDSSALFLSSLSARKETSAVLNRIQKIEKVLKESPSQPPRYLSNCYAPDKTRQKFFLIGGVEDLDSRGTSKRSSICSVATEPDALPASDKLSRQRFSVSSTRSETESPEPPCQQTPGGMPVNPLPKPKRTFEYDANRNHKGMSPVNGLPPGSASEESPPLLPTTPAPNMTRNLTKDGSSPKRLQDRESCELENAASLASSYPSSHTENGTVSTETRSSSRPSSKSTLEENAYEDIVEKENPYEDVDLKRRSLGRKNRLVPESNRTWTSQKLNSPPQLPSQPSSQSLRLSGPTDKKSHRASRLSKRHSHDDMLLLPPQLGVSPSPCCLLDDSLSSASDTLASRRHRRIPKIVQRINSIYSTKRGKKRLKKLSLSNIETASLRDDNSESESDSDDRFKAHTQRLLKLQSMLRRAPSYRTLELQLIEWQERELFEYFVVVSLKKKPTKNSFFPEVTYQFPKLERPTKLMREAEQRLKAIPQFCFPDAKDWTPVSEYSSETFSFMLTGEDGSRRFGYCRRLLPSGKGPRLPEVYCVISRLGCFHLFSKILDEVERRRGISAALVYPFMRSLMESPFPAPGKTIKVKTFLPGAGNEVIELRRPMDSRLEHVDFDSLFSCLSVRQVVQVFASLLLERRVIFVADKLSTLSSCI; translated from the exons ATGACTGCCAACAAAAGTTCCAAGGCTGCACCCCGAGCAAGAGGGGCTAATGTGCCCCGGGACATCCCCGACAG GTGCCAGTCTGCGTCCCCACCCCCCATTCTCTCTGCCACACAGGGGCGGTGCCACGCCCCGCTCAGCGACAGCGAGGACAACAGGCAGCACGTCAGATACGTCAAAACAGACGGCAGACTCTTGGGCCGGGCCGGCTGGAGCAGCAAGACCGCTAGCCTCTGCAGCGGAGCCTCCCTCTCCTGTGACTTACCGTCCCAGAGCCGACTTACCAAGTCCAAGAGCATTAGCTGCCTGGACAACAAGCTCTCCATCTACAAGCCCTCTGGTGGGGCTCAGGTGGGTCAGGAGGCCCAGGGGGGCCAGGAGGAGCAGAAAGAGAACCAGAAACAGGAGGACCTTCCAGGGGGAGTTGGACTGAGTGGTGGTCCCCTGAGCTGGAGCACACTCTCCCTGGGACCTTCGACCAACCACGGCCACAAGCGCACCCTCTCTCTCAGCCGCCCCGTGTCAGGGGCATCCTCTGTGGCCATCCGTAAGAAGATCTCAGAATGGGAGTGCAGGAGGGTGGCTCTGCCTAGGATGAGCCTGTGTCTGGAGAAGAGGCCTGTAGGTGAGCGTGTTGGCGGCAGCGAGGGCTGCCCCAGCCTCCTCCCCTCACCTTGCAGTGAGAAGACCTTTGACTTCAAGAGCATCCGGAGGATGAGTACGGCTTTCTCAGAGTGCTCCTACCCAGAGacggaggaagaggaggcagcCTCAGACAGGGAGTGTCTGGGCCGCTTTCAGAAGAGGCCAGGAAAGACAGACTCCTCTGCGTTATTCCTGAGCTCCCTGTCTGCTCGGAAGGAAACGTCTGCTGTACTCAATCGGATACAAAAGATTGAGAAGGTGCTGAAGGAGAGCCCCAGCCAGCCACCGCGGTATCTTAGTAACTGCTATGCACCAGACAAAACGAGACAGAAGTTTTTTCTGATAGGTGGGGTCGAGGACTTGGACAGTAGGGGCACCAGTAAACGCAGCAGTATATGTTCCGTGGCCACAGAACCAGACGCCCTGCCGGCCTCTGATAAACTCTCCAGACAGAGGTTCAGTGTGAGCTCAACCCGGTCAGAGACCGAGAGCCCAGAGCCCCCCTGTCAACAGACCCCAGGGGGCATGCCAGTCAACCCCCTGCCCAAACCTAAGCGCACCTTTGAGTACGACGCCAACCGCAACCACAAGGGAATGTCGCCAGTCAACGGACTACCTCCTGGCAGTGCCTCTGAGGAGTCACCACCCCTGCTGCCCACCACCCCAGCCCCCAACATGACGCGAAATCTGACAAAGGACGGGAGCTCCCCCAAGAGACTCCAGGACAG ggagtcatGTGAGTTGGAGAATGCTGCCAGCCTGGCCTCCTCGTACCCGTCCTCTCACACAGAGAATGGCACTGTTTCCACAGAGACCCGCAGCAGCAGCCGGCCCAGCTCCAAAAGCACTTTAGAGGAGAACGCCTATGAGGACATAGTGG AGAAGGAGAACCCGTACGAGGACGTGGACCTGAAGAGGAGGAGTTTGGGTCGGAAGAACCGATTGGTACCGGAAAGCAACCGGACCTGGACCTCCCAGAAACTCAACTCACCTCCTCAG cTGCCCTCTCAGCCCAGTAGCCAGTCCCTGCGCCTCTCTGGTCCCACAGACAAGAAGAGTCACCGGGCATCCCGCCTGTCCAAGCGACACAGCCATGATGacatgctgctgctgccgccccaGCTGggggtctctccctccccctgctgcCTGCTGGATGACAGCCTGAGCAGCGCCAGCGACACCCTGGCCTCCCGTAGGCACCGGAGGATCCCCAAG ATTGTCCAGAGAATCAACTCCATTTACTCTAccaagagagggaagaagaggctGAAGAAGCTGTCCTTGTCTAATATTGAGACGGCATCTCTGAGAG ATGACaacagcgagagcgagagcgactcTGATGACAGGTTCAAAG ccCACACCCAGAGGCTGCTGAAACTGCAGTCAATGCTGCGGCGGGCCCCTAGCTACCGCACACTGGAGCTGCAGCTGATTGAGTGGCAGGAGAGGGAGCTGTTTGAGTACTTTGTGGTGGTGTCCCTCAAGAAGAAGCCCACCAAGAACTCCTTCTTTCCCGAAGTCACCTACCAGTTCCCCAAG CTAGAGAGGCCCACCAAGCTGATGAGGGAGGCAGAGCAGAGACTCAAAGCCATCCCCCAGTTCTGCTTTCCAGATGCCAAGGACTGGACCCCAGTGTCTGAATACAGCAG TGAGACCTTCTCGTTCATGTTGACTGGAGAGGATGGCAGCAGGAGGTTTGGGTACTGCAGGCGTCTGCTG CCGAGTGGGAAAGGGCCTCGCCTTCCTGAGGTGTACTGTGTCATCAGCCGACTGGGCTGTTTCCACCTGTTCTCCAAG ATCCTGGATGAGGTGGAGAGGCGGAGGGGGATCTCTGCAGCCCTGGTCTACCCCTTCATGAGAAGTCTGATGGAGTCACCCTTCCCAGCGCCGGGGAAGACCATCAAAGTCAAGACCTTCCTGCCTGGAGCAGGGAATGAG GTCATTGAGCTGAGGCGGCCCATGGACTCCAGACTGGAGCATGTAGACTTTGACAGTCTCTTCAGCTGCCTGAGCGTGCGTCAGGTGGTGCAGGTCTTCGCCTCCCTGCTGCTGGAGCGCAGAGTCATCTTTGTGGCTGATAAACTCAG